One genomic window of Roseobacter ponti includes the following:
- the glpD gene encoding glycerol-3-phosphate dehydrogenase, producing the protein MSGQNSDICDLFVIGGGINGCGIARDAAGRGLSVKLAEMNDLASATSSASTKLFHGGLRYLEYFEIRLVRHALAERETLLRAMPHISWPMRFVLPYHQDMRFEGDTPTSRILNVVMPWMKGRRPAWLIRFGLFLYDSLGGRKILPATKTLDLKNSVEGAPIDDKFEKAYEYSDCWIEDSRLVVLNARDADQRGAEILVRTRVISAARIDDLWEITVEDRDTGETRTLRARMLVNAGGPWVGDIIQEKVRINSTEGVRLVRGSHIVTRRLYDHDKCYFFQGTDGRIIFAIPYETDFTLIGTTDAEHTAPDKKPECSPEERDYLITFVNQYLKKDISTDDVVWSYSGVRPLYDDGASSATAATRDYTLKVDDAAGAPILNVFGGKITTYRKLAEDAMEKIVPFFPGTSGHWTAGVPLPGGDFPVDGFDALVTKLSADYPFLSAFWARRLVRAYGTDARGILQDASDADALGRDFGATLTEREVLWLMKNEYARTAADVVWRRNKLGLRLSAEEIAALDAFMTSARTEQQAKAAE; encoded by the coding sequence TTGTCAGGGCAGAACTCAGATATCTGTGATCTTTTTGTGATCGGCGGCGGCATCAACGGGTGCGGCATTGCGCGTGACGCGGCCGGACGCGGATTGTCTGTGAAGCTCGCTGAAATGAATGATCTCGCGTCGGCCACTTCTTCGGCCTCCACCAAACTATTTCACGGCGGGCTGCGGTATCTGGAGTACTTCGAGATCCGCCTCGTGCGCCACGCTCTGGCGGAACGCGAAACGCTGCTGCGCGCCATGCCACACATCAGCTGGCCCATGCGTTTTGTGCTGCCTTATCACCAGGATATGCGGTTTGAGGGTGACACACCCACATCGCGTATTCTGAACGTGGTGATGCCGTGGATGAAGGGGCGGCGCCCGGCATGGCTGATCCGGTTCGGGCTGTTTCTGTACGACAGCCTCGGCGGGCGCAAAATTCTGCCCGCAACAAAAACGCTTGATCTGAAAAACAGCGTTGAGGGCGCGCCCATCGACGACAAATTTGAGAAAGCCTACGAATACTCCGACTGCTGGATCGAAGACTCGCGCCTCGTCGTCCTCAATGCCCGCGATGCGGACCAGCGGGGCGCCGAAATTCTCGTGCGCACCAGAGTTATTTCCGCTGCACGCATTGATGATCTGTGGGAGATCACCGTCGAGGACCGGGACACCGGCGAGACACGCACCCTGCGCGCTCGGATGCTGGTCAATGCCGGCGGCCCCTGGGTCGGCGATATCATTCAGGAAAAAGTACGGATCAATTCAACCGAAGGCGTGCGGCTTGTGCGCGGCAGCCATATCGTGACGCGCAGGCTCTATGATCACGACAAGTGCTATTTCTTTCAGGGCACAGACGGGCGGATCATTTTCGCCATTCCTTATGAGACTGATTTCACCCTGATCGGAACAACGGATGCCGAACACACTGCGCCGGATAAAAAACCGGAGTGTTCGCCGGAAGAGCGTGATTACCTGATCACATTCGTGAACCAGTACCTGAAAAAAGACATCAGCACCGACGATGTCGTGTGGTCTTATTCCGGTGTGCGCCCGCTCTATGATGACGGCGCCTCAAGTGCCACGGCGGCGACGCGCGACTATACGCTCAAAGTTGATGACGCGGCCGGCGCGCCGATCCTGAACGTGTTTGGCGGGAAAATCACGACCTATCGCAAGCTGGCCGAGGACGCGATGGAGAAGATCGTGCCGTTCTTTCCCGGGACGTCCGGGCACTGGACGGCGGGCGTCCCTTTGCCGGGTGGCGATTTTCCGGTCGACGGGTTTGATGCGCTCGTGACGAAGCTCAGCGCTGATTATCCATTCCTGTCAGCGTTCTGGGCACGCCGCCTCGTGCGGGCATACGGCACTGACGCGCGTGGCATACTGCAGGACGCGAGCGATGCCGATGCACTGGGACGGGATTTCGGCGCGACGCTGACAGAACGCGAAGTGCTCTGGCTGATGAAAAACGAATATGCGCGGACTGCTGCGGATGTGGTCTGGCGCCGCAATAAACTGGGGCTGCGCCTTTCCGCAGAAGAGATCGCAGCGCTTGACGCATTCATGACGTCAGCGCGCACAGAACAGCAGGCGAAAGCCGCTGAATAA
- a CDS encoding DeoR/GlpR family DNA-binding transcription regulator, which yields MAQTFRQPDILKIVRRDGKATVENLAEHFGVTLQTIRRDLTDLAEANKIERVHGGAILPSGTTNIEYEERRKLNQSAKIAIARTCARYIPDGCSVFLNIGTSTEEVARALLSHRDLMVVTNNMNVATILTESPECQIIVTGGTVRRADSGLIGNVTIDTIRQFKFDFAVIGCSAMDADGDLLDFDTQEVGVSQTIIAQSRKTFLVADHSKFARTAPARIASMESLTTVFTDAKLPEKLRMKCREWSTEVVVADS from the coding sequence ATGGCGCAAACCTTCCGTCAACCGGACATTCTCAAGATCGTAAGACGCGATGGAAAGGCGACCGTCGAGAATCTTGCTGAGCATTTCGGCGTCACGCTTCAGACGATTCGCAGGGATCTGACTGACCTTGCGGAAGCGAACAAAATCGAACGCGTACACGGTGGTGCGATCCTGCCTTCGGGCACTACGAACATCGAATATGAAGAACGTCGCAAACTGAACCAGAGCGCAAAAATAGCAATCGCCCGTACCTGCGCGAGGTATATTCCGGACGGATGTTCGGTATTTCTGAACATCGGGACAAGCACCGAAGAAGTGGCGCGCGCGCTCCTGTCGCACCGGGATCTCATGGTCGTCACCAATAACATGAATGTGGCGACAATTCTCACGGAGAGTCCTGAGTGTCAGATTATCGTGACCGGCGGCACGGTAAGGCGCGCTGACAGCGGGCTGATCGGCAATGTGACCATTGATACGATACGGCAGTTCAAGTTTGATTTCGCGGTCATCGGTTGTTCCGCAATGGACGCGGATGGTGATCTGCTGGACTTCGACACCCAGGAGGTTGGCGTCAGCCAGACCATCATCGCGCAGTCACGCAAGACTTTTCTGGTGGCTGATCATTCGAAGTTCGCCCGTACAGCTCCTGCGCGGATTGCCTCGATGGAGTCGCTGACGACAGTCTTCACGGATGCGAAACTGCCCGAAAAACTGCGCATGAAATGCCGTGAATGGTCCACGGAAGTCGTTGTGGCAGACTCGTAA
- a CDS encoding creatininase family protein — protein sequence MVISIWAETCAKDFEDVDPIQTIAILPTAATEQHGPHLPLGTDSMIAEGMLKELQRQNPADLDLRLLPVQAIGKSDEHIWAAGTLTLSAETALSTWTEICMSVARAGVRKIVIVNSHGGNLDLLSILVRRLRIDAAMLAVRCQWGAFGAPEDLYSEQENTHGLHGGDVETSLMLAFRPETVRMEFAKDFRSSAETSLVPPTGPVASGWIARDLNPDGVVGEAHLATAQKGRTTASHQVRGFIEMLRAVAGSPLPDA from the coding sequence ATGGTAATTTCGATCTGGGCAGAAACCTGCGCGAAAGACTTCGAAGACGTCGATCCGATTCAAACGATTGCGATCCTTCCAACAGCCGCAACTGAGCAGCACGGTCCCCATCTTCCTCTTGGCACCGACAGCATGATAGCCGAAGGTATGCTTAAGGAGCTGCAACGCCAGAATCCCGCCGATCTTGACCTGCGGTTGCTGCCTGTGCAGGCAATCGGAAAGTCAGACGAACATATCTGGGCTGCAGGAACTCTGACGCTCAGCGCTGAGACCGCCCTGAGCACATGGACTGAAATCTGCATGTCCGTGGCCCGGGCCGGGGTCCGGAAAATTGTCATTGTTAACAGTCATGGCGGAAACCTTGATCTCTTGTCGATCCTGGTGCGACGCCTGAGAATCGACGCTGCCATGCTGGCCGTTCGTTGCCAGTGGGGCGCTTTCGGCGCGCCCGAAGACCTTTACTCAGAACAGGAAAACACGCATGGTCTGCACGGGGGCGATGTCGAAACGTCCCTGATGCTTGCGTTCAGACCGGAAACCGTCCGCATGGAGTTCGCAAAAGATTTCCGGTCGAGCGCTGAAACCAGCCTCGTCCCGCCGACCGGTCCGGTTGCATCAGGCTGGATCGCACGCGATCTCAATCCTGATGGTGTTGTGGGGGAGGCCCATCTGGCAACTGCACAGAAGGGTCGGACGACAGCCAGTCATCAGGTGCGCGGTTTCATTGAAATGCTCAGAGCAGTAGCCGGATCGCCGCTGCCGGACGCTTAA
- a CDS encoding dynamin family protein gives MNAAGPSEAESFLRTRLLATGFDQLREFKDATGEVQGALSSIGEAGDENTRRRIARLTRQLETFEPSVTMIGQIKSGKTSLVNAFVGQPDLLPADVNPWTSVVTSLHLYPEAADFRNSASFRFFDEDEWDRLVSGGGRIGELASRAGADEELEKIKKQVAEMREKSRARLGRKFEVMLGQQRDYGYFDKDLIERYVCLGDETDDNAAAGQDGQGRFADITKSADLHLTRPSLPVRICIRDTPGVNDTFMMREQITIRAIRDSRICVVVLSAHQALSSADLALIRLITHVRSRDVIIFVNRIDELSDPASEVPMIARSISDTLERHNGPADAEVIFGSALWASAALKGDKSGLPAGSARALKTRSETAQFSEAVNDLDLQDPASMAWAVSGIPELQSAVASRIAAGLGAAMLQRTSASGLNLATSITAADQLAVKSQNPEQEVHLDSTAGRQQVAAIIKNRKAALSAEFDAITTAFSERMNRVQESFLERATASLVLHLEKLGEKVPWTYDPAGLRVLLNSSHKVLARKSTVAFDTAIRSAAHDFAAVYLKSFGLQPDEFPLALPNAPRVPPPVSLGRTIALDLQGQWWKRWWMQRRGYDAYAAAFTNLIREETDPVVQELRDDMAQDIRHQACADFEAFLSEQESVFDTLDRLREGGEAEIAAFVEKQEATAGKRDLSAALQLLRKYSAYE, from the coding sequence GTGAACGCAGCCGGGCCCTCCGAGGCAGAATCGTTCCTTCGTACCCGCCTGCTTGCGACTGGCTTTGATCAGCTTCGTGAATTCAAAGACGCCACCGGGGAAGTACAGGGTGCGTTGAGCAGTATCGGTGAAGCGGGTGATGAGAACACGCGGCGCCGTATCGCGCGGCTCACGCGTCAGCTGGAGACTTTCGAGCCCAGTGTGACGATGATTGGACAGATAAAATCCGGTAAAACCTCTTTGGTCAATGCGTTTGTCGGGCAGCCGGATCTGCTGCCCGCGGATGTGAACCCCTGGACGTCGGTCGTTACCTCGCTGCACCTTTATCCGGAGGCAGCAGACTTCAGAAACAGTGCTTCCTTCAGGTTTTTTGATGAAGATGAATGGGATCGGCTTGTATCAGGCGGTGGCAGGATCGGTGAGCTCGCCAGCCGTGCGGGCGCCGACGAAGAACTCGAGAAGATTAAAAAACAGGTTGCAGAGATGCGCGAGAAATCTCGCGCGCGACTTGGCCGGAAATTCGAAGTGATGCTTGGCCAGCAGCGCGATTACGGATATTTCGACAAAGATCTGATAGAGCGATATGTCTGTCTCGGGGATGAAACCGACGATAACGCCGCTGCCGGTCAGGACGGTCAGGGCCGGTTCGCAGATATTACCAAGTCAGCCGATCTTCACCTGACGCGACCATCCCTGCCTGTGCGGATTTGCATTCGCGACACGCCGGGTGTCAATGACACGTTTATGATGCGCGAACAGATTACCATCCGCGCTATCCGCGACAGTCGGATCTGTGTGGTCGTCCTGTCGGCTCATCAGGCCTTGTCCTCTGCAGATCTTGCACTGATCCGGTTGATCACGCATGTGCGGTCCCGCGATGTGATCATATTTGTGAACCGGATCGACGAACTGTCTGATCCTGCCAGCGAGGTTCCGATGATCGCGCGCAGCATCTCGGACACGCTGGAACGACACAACGGGCCTGCCGACGCAGAAGTTATTTTCGGAAGCGCGCTCTGGGCATCAGCGGCACTCAAGGGCGATAAATCCGGTTTGCCGGCCGGCAGCGCCAGGGCTTTAAAAACCAGAAGCGAAACAGCGCAGTTTTCCGAAGCAGTAAACGATCTGGACCTGCAGGATCCGGCCTCGATGGCATGGGCTGTCTCGGGTATTCCGGAACTTCAAAGCGCAGTTGCCAGCCGGATTGCCGCTGGTCTCGGGGCGGCCATGTTGCAACGTACCAGCGCAAGCGGGCTGAACCTCGCGACCAGCATCACGGCGGCAGACCAGCTGGCCGTAAAGTCACAAAACCCTGAACAGGAAGTCCACCTCGACAGTACCGCCGGACGGCAGCAGGTGGCCGCCATTATTAAAAACCGGAAAGCCGCTTTGTCCGCCGAGTTCGACGCGATCACGACAGCGTTTTCAGAGCGTATGAACCGCGTACAGGAGAGCTTTCTGGAACGGGCCACCGCATCACTGGTTCTGCATCTCGAAAAGCTTGGAGAGAAAGTACCCTGGACATACGATCCGGCCGGCCTGCGGGTGTTGCTGAACTCATCACACAAGGTGCTTGCGCGGAAAAGCACGGTTGCTTTTGACACCGCCATACGTTCTGCCGCGCATGATTTTGCGGCGGTTTATCTGAAGTCATTCGGGCTGCAACCGGATGAATTTCCTCTCGCCCTTCCGAATGCGCCGCGGGTGCCACCGCCCGTTTCTCTTGGGCGCACCATCGCGCTCGATCTCCAGGGCCAGTGGTGGAAAAGATGGTGGATGCAGCGACGTGGATACGATGCATATGCTGCTGCTTTCACAAACCTGATCCGGGAGGAAACTGATCCGGTTGTTCAGGAACTGCGGGATGATATGGCACAGGACATCCGTCATCAGGCCTGCGCCGATTTCGAGGCGTTTCTGTCCGAACAGGAATCTGTATTCGACACACTTGACCGCCTCCGGGAAGGCGGTGAAGCGGAGATCGCCGCATTTGTTGAGAAACAGGAAGCAACTGCAGGTAAACGGGATCTTTCCGCAGCTCTGCAGCTTCTGAGAAAGTATTCCGCGTATGAATGA